The DNA region AGTCTGCCCCAGTTGGCCGCTTTGGTATCTCCCCAACTTAATTTTGAGCCGATGGAGGGATTCGAACCCCCGACCCGCTGATTACAAATCAGCTGCTCTGGCCAACTGAGCTACATCGGCAATCAAAGAACCTTAAAATTTTAGACCGCAAAGATATACCAAATAAATGATATTTCAAAATATATTTAAAAAAAAATTAAAGGGTTGTACTATTTTTTACAACCCTTTAATTATCAATTCATTAAAACAATATTAGTGTTTATCTTTTAACTTTTCAAGTTGACGATGTAAAACTTCAACGGCTGAATCGGCTGCTTCTTCAAAGGTTCTGGATTGTTTTTTAACAAATAAATGATTGCCCGGAACTTCGAGTTTTATTTCAGCGATTTTATTTTCCTGAGACTCCGATTTATCAAGACGCAAAACCACATCGGCATGAATTACCTTTTTATATCTATTCATAAGTTTGTCAACGCGTTCATGAATAAATTCTTCTAAGCGACTATCGGCGTCAAAATGGACTGTTTGAATTTTTACTTTCATAATATATTCCTCCATTATTTAAAGTTTGTAAATTATTTTAAGCTCTTGGATGAGCTTTATTGTATATCTTTTTTAATTGTTCGAACGAATTATGAGTATATACCTGAGTGGCTGCTAAGTTGGCATGCCCTAACAACTCTTTTATAGCATTTAAATCGGCTCCATTATTTAATAGGTGTGTAGCGAATGTATGACGAAGTACATGAGGACTTTTTTTATCAACATTAGAGGCTATAGTTAAATATGAGTGTACTATTCGATAAATTAACTTTGCATATGCCGGTTCATTTTTTTCAGTTATTATTAAATAGGGCGAATTTAATTCTTTTTCATTACGTAAATATAAATAAGTTTTTAAATCATGCTCTAAAATGGCTCCAAAAGGAATTATTCTTTCTTTTCTTCTTTTTCCTAGTACTTTTATTGTTTTTTGAGAAAAATCGATATCGTTAATCTTAAGGCTAATCAGTTCACTTAATCGAATACCGGTTGCATAAAGCAACGAGAGTACTAATTTATCGCGTTTACCAGAAAAATTGTCATCGAAGGTTAAGTGAGAAAAAAGTTCGAGCATATTTTTTTCTTCGATAAAAACAGG from Bacteroidales bacterium includes:
- a CDS encoding ribosome-associated translation inhibitor RaiA, whose product is MKVKIQTVHFDADSRLEEFIHERVDKLMNRYKKVIHADVVLRLDKSESQENKIAEIKLEVPGNHLFVKKQSRTFEEAADSAVEVLHRQLEKLKDKH
- a CDS encoding tyrosine-type recombinase/integrase; translated protein: MFDAFASYLKFEKNYSSHTIKAYISDLQQCNAFIVLQNKDLFSAETSDLRAWVINLLEDHVSASSIHRKISSLKTFYHFLQREKLVSKNPTRKLILPKTKKRLPVFIEEKNMLELFSHLTFDDNFSGKRDKLVLSLLYATGIRLSELISLKINDIDFSQKTIKVLGKRRKERIIPFGAILEHDLKTYLYLRNEKELNSPYLIITEKNEPAYAKLIYRIVHSYLTIASNVDKKSPHVLRHTFATHLLNNGADLNAIKELLGHANLAATQVYTHNSFEQLKKIYNKAHPRA